The nucleotide sequence TGTATGGAGGATTAACACCAATGTTGGAAGGTGGCGGTCATCAAACGGTATCTATTCGTGTTAAAGATTCTTTAGATAGAGAATATAATATTAGAAGAATAAGAAAGGACGCTGTGCAATTTTTGCAGACTGTCGCTTATAAAACTAAGCCGATAGAAAAACAATTTGAGAATACAGCAGCAGAAGATATAATTAGCGATTTTTATACTTCAGCACATCCATTTGGTTTTTTAGCGATTCCTACATTGTCTGAAGCTATTGGTTTAGCGCATACAAATCCTGAAATATATTATTTACCGAAGCAAGATAATCTTGGCGCCATGAATGAAAATCATGGTGATGATGTTTATATGATTGTAGAACGTCCTGAAGAGCATTGGCTGGAGAGCGAAAGTTTTGGTTCTCCTAACCATGATATCGTGAGCACAGCAGATATGTTTGAACGGATTAGAAGAGACGAAAAGTATAAAGTAGATGAAACTGCTTACGTAAAAGCTAGAATTTTTGATATGCTTGTTGGCGATTGGGATCGACATCAAGATCAATGGAGATGGGCAGAGAACGAAGACGCAGAAGGAAACCATACTTTCACACCTATACCAAGAGATCGGGATCAGGTTTTTTCAAATTTTGACGGTGCTTTTTTTGGAACTTTGCGCTCGCTAGTAGGTCTCGCAAATCAATTTGCGGTTTACGATAAAAAATTACCAAATATTGAGTGGTTTAATATTGCTGCAATTGGTCTAGATCGTTCTATTCTTCAGAATACCGGAAAGGATACCTGGTTATCTCAGGCCAGATTTGTGCAGGAAAATATAACCGATCAGGTTATAGAAAATGCTTTCAGCAAATTGCCATCGGAAACACAAGGCGATATTACACAAGATCTTATTGAAAAAGTAAAAGGTAGAAGAGATAATATCATTGAAATCGCCGAGCGATACTATGATTATTACGCCAAACTGGCAATCGTAACGGGAACCGATAAAGATGATTTTATAGATATTACCCGCATGCCCGAAGGTAAAACAAGGGTTACTGTTTATCGTAATAAAAAAGGAGAGCGTAAAGACGTTGTTAGCGACTATGTTTACGATAAAGAATTTACAAAAGATATTTGGGTTTATGCTTTAGATGACGACGATATTATTACGGTAGATGGCGAAGGGGATCACTTAATTTATACCCGTGTTATTGGCGGCCAGAATAATGATATTTATAGAATTAGAAATGGTAAAAGACTTAAAATCTACGATTACAAATCGAAACCAAATACTATAGAAGAAGGGGAAGATTCCCGCTTTAGATTTACGGATAAATATGATTTAAATGTTTACGATAAAGACAAAAAGGTATTTAAGTCTACTAGCATAACGCCCGGGATAGGTTATAATCCAGATGATGGTTTAAAGCTTGGTTTTAAAGCGCTTTATACCATAAACGATTTTAAGCGTAATCCTTACACCTCTCAGCATGAACTAAACGCTGGTTTTTACTTCGCAACAGATGGATTCGATCTAGATTATAAAGCAAGATTCGCTACAATAATTGGTAATTACAATTTGCAGGTAGGAGCTCATTTTACTAGTCCTAATTTTGCCAGAAACTTTTTTGGCTACGGAAATGAAACCGTAAATTTCGATGATGAAAGAACATTGGATTTTAACCGAGTTAAGATTAGCCGAATTGGCGGTGATATTGGTTTAGTTAATGAAACGCCATTTGGAAGCTATTTTAGCTACAAAGCGAGTTTCGAAACGGTAGAAGTTGATAATACTGAAGGACGTTTTATAGATGAATTTACTCCTGAAGATTCCGATGGCTTTTTTGATAGAAAGTTTTTTGCAGGTCTTGATGCGCTCTATCGTTACGAGAGTTATGATGATGTTTTAAATCCTAGTAGAGGGATGCAATTTGATCTGAATTTAGGAGGGAAATTAAACACCTCTGAAACAGATCGCAATTTCGGCTATTTCAAATCGTATCTGGAATTTTACAATTCTCTAATACGAAGTAGAAAACTGGTGCTTAAAAGTCACGTACAAACGCAAATAAACATCGGTACCGATTACGAATTTTATCAGGCAGCAGTACTGGGTAGTGGATCTGGTTTGCGAGGTTACAGGTTGCAGCGTTTTGCAGGTAAAAGCACATTTGCAACAGGTGGAGATCTACGTTATAGCTTTAATAAATTCAAAACGTCATTTTTGCCATTTCAGATAGGAGTTTTTGGAGGATATGATATTGGTCGAGTTTGGGCAGATAGTGAAGATAGTAATGAATGGCACGACAGCTACGGTGGTGGTATTTGGATTAATAGTGCGGAAGCCGTAAACGGAACTCTAAATGTTTTTAAGGGTGATGAAGGATGGCGACTGAGCTTTGGCTTTGGATTTAGATTCTAGTAAAATATTTTAACTTTTATAAAAGAAACCTGCATTTTTGCAGGTTTTTTTTTGATTCATATTTGATGATTTAGAGATGAAATCTAAAAATAGGGAATACCTAAGAATGTTAAATAAAACTTAAAAGATTAATTGTTCGCAATTTTATAACTGTTTTTTTAGTTCTTAGAGGACATCAATCAAAACAATCATCTCATGCTCAAAAAATTACTGGTTCTCACCATAGGACTTTTCAGTGTATCGCTAACTGCTCAGAAATTCGAAATTTTAGGAAAATTATTAGATAAAGAAACCGCTGAACCACTAGAAGCAGCTACAGTTTTTGCCGAAGCTGTTAGCGATAGTACACTGGTAACCTACACAATTAGCGATAAAGATGGCTCTTTTAAACTAAAAGGTATAACATCTCTAAAGGAGCTGAATTTGTATGTCACTTTTGTTGGTTATGTACCGTATGAAAGTCGGGTTAGCTTAAAAGAAAGCAGAATAATAAATTTAGATCCTATTTCTTTAGAATTTCAGGTGGAGTCGTTAGGTGATGTTTTAGTAAAAGCAAGACGTGCACCTGTAACAATAAAAAAGGATACGCTTGAATTTAATGCAGAATCGTTTAAGACTAAGAAAGATGCTACCGTAGAGGATTTGCTGAAAGAATTACCAGGAGTTGAGGTAGATGCTGAAGGAAATATAACGGTGAATGGAAAGCCGGTAAATAAAATACTGGTAAACGGTAAAACATTTTTTGGCGGAGATGATCCTACGATCGCAACCAGAAATCTTACCAAAGAGATGATCAGTAAAATACAGGTTTCCGATTCGAAATCAGATTCAGATGCGTTTACCGGCGAAAATAGCGATGGCGAGAACAAAACTATTAATATAACCATCGACGAAGATAAAAATAAAGGAATCTTTGGTAGAGTTTCTGGCGGCGGAGGAACAGACGAGAGGTTTGAATATGCTGGACTGGTAAATTATTTTGATAATGATTTACAAATAAGTGCACTTGGTGGAGGAAACAATATCAATTCCCCGGGATTTAGTTTTGGTGAAATTGAAAAAATGTTTGGAGGAGGAGGTAGTTTAATGGTTTCTAGCTCTGGAGCTTTTAGCATCAACGGTCGTAATTTTGGTTTTGGAAGTGGAATTATAAATTCCAGAACTGGTGGTTTGAATTTTGCAGATTCTTGGGGAGAAACTTCAGAGATATCCGCAGATTATTTTTATTCAGGATCAAATAATTACGAAAATACGCAGCGAGAGCGACAAAATATATTACCAGACGAGCGTTTTTTTACAGAAAGTTATTCTAGAAGTGATGGAAATACCGATCGTCATCAGGCGAATATGAAGTTTACAACAAAGCCAGATACTACCTGGTTTATCGATGCTCGACCTACCTTTAGTACCACAAAAGCAGAAAATAATTACGAGAGCAGTTCTGAAACCTATAATGAAGCTGGAGAACTGGTAAACCAGTCCGAAAGTGATAACCAAACGTTTAGTGACGGGCAAAGTTTTGGAGGTAACTTCAATGTAAATAAAAAATGGGCAAACGGATCTTCATTATCGCTGCGAACCGAAGGGAATGTCGAGAAAAATGAATCAGAATCTTTTATACTGACTTCCGCAGAAACTTTTGGGCAAGAAGGAGAAGATATCTTTAGAAATCAAGTTACTGATGGAAACCAGGATAATGCAAATATTAGTTCATCTTTAAAATATCGAATACCGGTATTGAAGGACAAGCTTTTTCTTAATGCTGAAGCCGGATACGGAAATGATTCCAGAGATGATAAACAATATGTTTACGATGTAAATGGCGATTCTTTTTTAGACAATTTTAATGAAGAGCAAAGTACCGATTTTGAAAATATTAATGAATACTACAGACCTGAATTTGGGGTAGATTGGAATACAGAAAAGCTCAATCTTGGTTTAGATGTCGGCTACGTTTTAAGAGAACTATCTAGTCGTGATAATTTAAGAGATTTTGATTTTTCTCAGGATTTTGATGCTATCGAATTTGATTTGAATATGAATTATTCGCTTAGTCAGAAAACGAGAATATACGCATCGGTTTCAAGAAATAATAATGCACCCCAAGTTCGGCAATTATCACCTTATGTTGATGTTTCAGATCCATTAAACATTATTCAAGGTAATCCAGATTTAAAACCTTCAAACGAAACCCAATTTTACTTGAACTATAATAATTATGATTTTCAATCGCGAAGCGGGTTTTACGCGTATATTGTGTATAGTTATACCGACGATCAGGTAGTTTCCAAGTCTACCGTAAATAATAATTTTGTGAGAACTACAACTTACGATAATGTCGACGGTGCCTTTACAGGATCAGGAAGTATTAGTTATAGTAAAGAAGTGCAAATTGATTCTCTTTCGTCCTTTAGAATAGGTTTAGGATTTTATGGAACGTTACTGAGAAATGTGAATTTTATAAACAATGAAATTTATAACAGCAATACCACAGCTTTAAACCCAACTTTGAACTTAACTTATACGCTCGGGGATTTCTTAGAGTTACGACCAGGATATACCGTTAGATTTAATAATACCGATTTCGATATTAATGCCATACAAGATTATGAATTTACTCGGCACGAATTGCGATTAAGAGCAACTACAAATTGGCCGAAAAATTTAGAGTGGCAAAATGATCTTCGCTATTTTAATAATCCTAATGTTGGCGAAGCTTTTCAGAAAAACACCCTGTTATGGAATAGTACATTAACTTATTCTATTCTAGATAACAAAGGCAATATAAGTTTAAAAGCTTTTGATCTCTTAAATCAAAATACAAATACAGAACGTCAAACTTCAGGTAACTTTATAGAGGATGTGCAAAGTACCGTTTTGCAGCAATACTTTATGATAGGCTTTAGTTACAAGTTTAATACCTTGGGTAAAAAAGGAGAAGTTAGAGAAACCAATTTTTTCTTCTAAGCTGAGTTTAGTTAAATAAAAAGCGGCTTTTGGAAATCCAAAAGCCGCTTTTATAAAGAAATCTTGTAATTTTTTAATCTTCTGAATCCTGACTGGATTTTTCCTGAGCCTGATTCAAATTCAGTTTGTTTGAAAAATCAATCGTTCTAATGGGGAACGGAATATTAATACCTTTACCATCAAAAGCTTTCTTGATTCCTATAATAGCTCGACTTTGTGCAACTAAAATATCGTAATTCTTTTTAGCGTCGGTCCAGAATCTAACGGTAAAATTAATCGAACTATCCGCAAATTCATTATACATAAATTCCACTTCTTCCTGGCCATTTTGCGGAAATAAATCGGCTATGGTATCTTCAGTTAACTTCTTCACCATTTCTAGATCAGAATCGTAATGTACACCACAGTTTACAAAAATTCTCGAACGTTCAGTTCTACTGAAATTTTTAAAAGATTCGTTTACAATTTTAGTATTTGGTATAATTACAAAATTATTATCCGATTGCTTAATCTTTATGCTTCTCAAGTTAATCTCCATTACAGAACCAGCATAACCGTTTGTTTCCACCCAATCGCCAATTTGGAGTTCTGGTAAGAAACTTAATATAACACCCGAAAAGCTGTTATTTAAGGGCCCCTGCAGCGCTAAGCCGACAGCTAAACCAATTACTCCCGCACCAGCGAGAATGGAGGTAAGCAGTTGGTTGAGATTTAAAAGTCCTAAAGCCACGAAAAATCCAACAAGTGTGATTGTTGCTTTTAAAACTTTGACGGTAATCTCTCTTATAGAATCTTGCTTAACTTTCTTAATTAGAAGTCGATTAACAAATTTGCCAACCCACTTTGCTACAAACCAAAAAAGTATAAAAACGAGAACTGCCAAAATAATATTTGGCAGGTTCACGATTAGGCTGTCAAGCCATCCAGTTAGTTTATCAACTAATGAATTTATAGATTTTTTAAAATCAAAACTCTCAAACATGTATTTAAAGATTATTCGGCTGCAATAGCTTTATGAGTTTCTGTAGTTTTCATCTTCCATGCATCTAACATCCAGCTTGTTTTCTCAAGCTCTCTAATGTATGCTCCAATTAGATCTATAGTCCCTTCATCACCAGCAGTATCTGCACATTTCACAACCTTACGCATTTGCTTCAGCAAAATTCCGTGGTCATCAATTAGTTGCTCGATCATATCATAATCTGTAAGTTCAGAAATTGATTCTTCCAGATTGGCCATTTTGAGATAATCACTTAGATTACTCGTTGGCTGGAATCTTAATGTCAAAATACGTTCAGCAATCTCATCAATCTTCAGTTTTGCTTCATCGTACATTTCCTCAAACTTCTCATGTAGATCGAAGAAGTTTTTACCGATTACATTCCAATGAAAGTTTCTAAGTTTTTGATAATATATGTGATAATCAGCCAATAGAATATTTAGCTCATCTACTGTAACGGCTGTTTTTTCTTTGTCTAATCCTAAGTAATTCATAGTATTTATTTATAGTTTTCTTAATTTCAATACAAATTTACAATACTTCATTTGTTTAAAAATCTTATTTCAGAAGTTAAATCAAATAGGTATATAAATTTACTTTATAGGTCGGTTTTCTTTAAGATCCAGTTTTTTGGTCATCTTGTCAGAAAGTTGACCACTTGAAATTCCATAACCATCAACCAAAGTACCTTTACGACCGCTTTCTGTAGTGATTGCGTATAGTATAGAATTATCGTCTGGATTACTCATTCCTTCAAAACGAAGAACTTTGTCCACATCAAACTCATGTGCTCCAAATTTTTCGTCTTCAGATTTAAGCTCTAAATGTTCATCTAAAAGGTTAAAATCGTGTTCATATCCTTCTTCTAATTTCAGTTTATTAATTGCCTGAGACAGGGTTCCGTAATCTTTCATTTTCTTAGTTTTCAATTTATTTCAAATGTTAAATTACGTTGAGAATGCTTTATTTCCAAGTGATTTGGAGTGTTTAGTATAAGTTTAACTCGATTTGGCGATTCCTTTAGAACTGCATTTATTCTTCTTTATTTCTTCCGAATAAACCAAAAGGAATAACAAGCAGAAAAAAGAAATACCAACCCGTTATCAAATCAACTATCGTGATGATGGCAGCGATAATATAGAACCAATAAGACTTCGGAATTTTCATGAAAAAAAATGTTTGATCGAAATTATGAAGAATTAATTTTTGGACGACAAGTTATTTAATCCAACAAATAAACTCAAAAAATCTATAAATGGGATTAGTGAATATTCGATAAAATTGCTGAGGTTTTTTTTCTATGGTCTAAGAATAAAGGGGGTGAACTTGATATTTCGAGCACTTTGAAATAGTAAGCCCTAGATTTTCTGCCGAATAGCGTCTAATATTTAATTTTCATCAAGAATAATAATAAAAATAGGGGGTTGGGTTTGTGATTTGGATAAGCTATCTTTGCACACTTAAAAATAAATAAGACCAGTTACATCTCGTCGAATTTATTTTCTTTCAAAGTCAAAATTGCTTTTCTTTGAATTTAAACCAGATATTAACTTTAGGTTGAAGGTATGAAAAATAAGATCACCTTAAAAGAGCTTTCTAAGTTGCTAAACGTTTCAGTTTCTACTGTATCAAAGGCACTTAATGACAGTCCTGAAATCAGTCAGAAAACTGTAGAGCGCGTTAAAGAGTTGGCGAAACTTCATAATTATCGTCCTAATCCTGTAGCTGTTAATTTAAAAAGCAGTAAAAGTGGAACTATTGGGGTGATTATTCCAAATATCGCCAATGTGTTTTTCGCGAAAGTCCTTTCTGGGATCGAAGCTAAAGCGCAGGAAGAAGGTTTGCAGGTAATTACATATATTTCTAACGAATCTTACGATAGAGAAGTACAAATTATCGATCACCTTACATCTGGTTTTGTAGATGGTGTTTTAGTTTCTATTGCAGAAGAAACGCAACGTAAACGTTCTTTCGATCATATTTATCAACTTATCGATTATGATATACCTGTAGTTTTATACGATCGTATTAATTACGATATGCCGGTAGATAAAGTTGGTGTCGATGATGCTGAAAGCTTTAAAAAAGTGACCACTAAACTTATTAAAAAAGGATTAAAGAAGATTGGTGTAGTTTCTACAATACTACATTTAGTAAATGGTAAGGAGAGAATACGCGGCTATCAGGAAGCTTTATTACCAAGCATGAAAGAACATATTGCTGCTTCTACTCGTAGAGAATTTTTGGATGAAAGAATTCATGAAATTCTTAGCGAAGATCGTGTACAGGCTGTTCTTTGTTGTGATACAGAAAGTACGATGAAAGTTTATCGTTACGCCCACCAAAATAATATTCGAATTCCTGAAGATTTAAAGGTTGTTGGGTTTTTGAATGAAGAAATTACAAAATACCTGAATCCGTCAATCAGTTATATAGAACAGAATCCACGTAAGATTGGTAAAGGAGCCATGAAACTTCTAGGAAAGCGACTTAAGGGAGAAGCCGAATTAAACAAAACAACCGAGAAAATTATAAAAACTAAATTGATCCATTTAGAATCTACAGATTTTGATTCTGATAAGTGAAAAATTTAATAGATAAAAATAAAACAGCAACGCTTGCCACCAGTAAAATCTTAGTTACCGGTGGTGCAGGTTTTATTGGCTCAAATCTGTGTAAAACTCTTCTCGATTTTAATGCTGAAGTAGTTTGTCTGGATAATTTTTCTACTGGAAAAAGACACAATTTAAAACGTTTTGAAGATCATCCTAATTTTAGGCTAATCGAAGCAGATATTCGAGATGAAGAAGCTTGCAAAAAAGCCTGCGAAAATATCGATTATGTCTTGCATCAAGCTGCTTTAGGCTCGGTGCCAAGATCGATTAAGGATCCGCAATTAACAAACGAGGTTAACGTTGGCGGTTTTTTAAATATGCTTGTTGCTGCTAAAGATACCGGGGTAAAAAGGTTTATTTACGCTGCAAGTTCTTCTACTTACGGAGATTCTTCAGATTTGCCAAAAATAGAGGATAATATAGGGAAACCGTTGTCACCATACGCGGTAACAAAATATGTAAACGAACTTTACGCAGATGTTTTTCAAAGGACATACGGCTTAGAAAGCATTGGTTTACGCTATTTTAATGTCTTCGGAAGGCATCAGGATCCCAATGGAGCTTATGCTGCTGTTATTCCGAAGTTTGTAAAAAAATTAATGAATCACGAGTCACCTATTATTAATGGCGACGGAAGTTTTTCTCGAGATTTCACTTATATCGATAACGTGATTCAAATGAATCTTCTCGCAATTACCACTGACAATCCAAAAGCCGTTAATCAGGTTTATAATGTCGCTTGTGGAGGAAGAACCGATCTTAATGAACTTCTTGATATATTGCAGTCAGAATTAGCTAAATTTGATCCTGAAATTTCAA is from Zunongwangia endophytica and encodes:
- a CDS encoding metallophosphoesterase, coding for MKRNNYYCFLLILTLVASCTSSDPKYRKGEPTSNFEYPENKEIEKTFYLLGDGGYSPAGGTSKALIVFKEFIKERDTRGDYAIFLGDNIYPAGMPPKDDPLREQSEYRLDAQLDAVENYNGKVIYIPGNHDWYSERIEGLERQEEYLIEQYGDSLDWSPGTGCGLEIKEISEDIQMIIIDSQWYLEDWDKNPTINDNCDQIKTREALFLEIESELKKSQNKTVVIALHHPLFSNGIHGGQYNFNRHLYPSQNKIPIPLLGSLAMLIRTTGGVSIQDLQNERYKSLSDRLETLAKGQERVVFVSGHEHTLQYIDHGGIKQIISGSGSKENYVALGTDGLFAFSLQGFAVYDVFKDGSSWVSYYRNKDDKPELMYQKEVFASPKPYELAEYPNSFSKTETASIYSKEETDVSGLYKTLWGERYRKLYGTDVTYKVADLDTLYGGLTPMLEGGGHQTVSIRVKDSLDREYNIRRIRKDAVQFLQTVAYKTKPIEKQFENTAAEDIISDFYTSAHPFGFLAIPTLSEAIGLAHTNPEIYYLPKQDNLGAMNENHGDDVYMIVERPEEHWLESESFGSPNHDIVSTADMFERIRRDEKYKVDETAYVKARIFDMLVGDWDRHQDQWRWAENEDAEGNHTFTPIPRDRDQVFSNFDGAFFGTLRSLVGLANQFAVYDKKLPNIEWFNIAAIGLDRSILQNTGKDTWLSQARFVQENITDQVIENAFSKLPSETQGDITQDLIEKVKGRRDNIIEIAERYYDYYAKLAIVTGTDKDDFIDITRMPEGKTRVTVYRNKKGERKDVVSDYVYDKEFTKDIWVYALDDDDIITVDGEGDHLIYTRVIGGQNNDIYRIRNGKRLKIYDYKSKPNTIEEGEDSRFRFTDKYDLNVYDKDKKVFKSTSITPGIGYNPDDGLKLGFKALYTINDFKRNPYTSQHELNAGFYFATDGFDLDYKARFATIIGNYNLQVGAHFTSPNFARNFFGYGNETVNFDDERTLDFNRVKISRIGGDIGLVNETPFGSYFSYKASFETVEVDNTEGRFIDEFTPEDSDGFFDRKFFAGLDALYRYESYDDVLNPSRGMQFDLNLGGKLNTSETDRNFGYFKSYLEFYNSLIRSRKLVLKSHVQTQINIGTDYEFYQAAVLGSGSGLRGYRLQRFAGKSTFATGGDLRYSFNKFKTSFLPFQIGVFGGYDIGRVWADSEDSNEWHDSYGGGIWINSAEAVNGTLNVFKGDEGWRLSFGFGFRF
- a CDS encoding outer membrane beta-barrel protein; translated protein: MLKKLLVLTIGLFSVSLTAQKFEILGKLLDKETAEPLEAATVFAEAVSDSTLVTYTISDKDGSFKLKGITSLKELNLYVTFVGYVPYESRVSLKESRIINLDPISLEFQVESLGDVLVKARRAPVTIKKDTLEFNAESFKTKKDATVEDLLKELPGVEVDAEGNITVNGKPVNKILVNGKTFFGGDDPTIATRNLTKEMISKIQVSDSKSDSDAFTGENSDGENKTINITIDEDKNKGIFGRVSGGGGTDERFEYAGLVNYFDNDLQISALGGGNNINSPGFSFGEIEKMFGGGGSLMVSSSGAFSINGRNFGFGSGIINSRTGGLNFADSWGETSEISADYFYSGSNNYENTQRERQNILPDERFFTESYSRSDGNTDRHQANMKFTTKPDTTWFIDARPTFSTTKAENNYESSSETYNEAGELVNQSESDNQTFSDGQSFGGNFNVNKKWANGSSLSLRTEGNVEKNESESFILTSAETFGQEGEDIFRNQVTDGNQDNANISSSLKYRIPVLKDKLFLNAEAGYGNDSRDDKQYVYDVNGDSFLDNFNEEQSTDFENINEYYRPEFGVDWNTEKLNLGLDVGYVLRELSSRDNLRDFDFSQDFDAIEFDLNMNYSLSQKTRIYASVSRNNNAPQVRQLSPYVDVSDPLNIIQGNPDLKPSNETQFYLNYNNYDFQSRSGFYAYIVYSYTDDQVVSKSTVNNNFVRTTTYDNVDGAFTGSGSISYSKEVQIDSLSSFRIGLGFYGTLLRNVNFINNEIYNSNTTALNPTLNLTYTLGDFLELRPGYTVRFNNTDFDINAIQDYEFTRHELRLRATTNWPKNLEWQNDLRYFNNPNVGEAFQKNTLLWNSTLTYSILDNKGNISLKAFDLLNQNTNTERQTSGNFIEDVQSTVLQQYFMIGFSYKFNTLGKKGEVRETNFFF
- a CDS encoding mechanosensitive ion channel family protein; translated protein: MFESFDFKKSINSLVDKLTGWLDSLIVNLPNIILAVLVFILFWFVAKWVGKFVNRLLIKKVKQDSIREITVKVLKATITLVGFFVALGLLNLNQLLTSILAGAGVIGLAVGLALQGPLNNSFSGVILSFLPELQIGDWVETNGYAGSVMEINLRSIKIKQSDNNFVIIPNTKIVNESFKNFSRTERSRIFVNCGVHYDSDLEMVKKLTEDTIADLFPQNGQEEVEFMYNEFADSSINFTVRFWTDAKKNYDILVAQSRAIIGIKKAFDGKGINIPFPIRTIDFSNKLNLNQAQEKSSQDSED
- a CDS encoding Dps family protein, translating into MNYLGLDKEKTAVTVDELNILLADYHIYYQKLRNFHWNVIGKNFFDLHEKFEEMYDEAKLKIDEIAERILTLRFQPTSNLSDYLKMANLEESISELTDYDMIEQLIDDHGILLKQMRKVVKCADTAGDEGTIDLIGAYIRELEKTSWMLDAWKMKTTETHKAIAAE
- a CDS encoding phosphoribosylpyrophosphate synthetase, whose translation is MKDYGTLSQAINKLKLEEGYEHDFNLLDEHLELKSEDEKFGAHEFDVDKVLRFEGMSNPDDNSILYAITTESGRKGTLVDGYGISSGQLSDKMTKKLDLKENRPIK
- a CDS encoding LacI family DNA-binding transcriptional regulator; this encodes MKNKITLKELSKLLNVSVSTVSKALNDSPEISQKTVERVKELAKLHNYRPNPVAVNLKSSKSGTIGVIIPNIANVFFAKVLSGIEAKAQEEGLQVITYISNESYDREVQIIDHLTSGFVDGVLVSIAEETQRKRSFDHIYQLIDYDIPVVLYDRINYDMPVDKVGVDDAESFKKVTTKLIKKGLKKIGVVSTILHLVNGKERIRGYQEALLPSMKEHIAASTRREFLDERIHEILSEDRVQAVLCCDTESTMKVYRYAHQNNIRIPEDLKVVGFLNEEITKYLNPSISYIEQNPRKIGKGAMKLLGKRLKGEAELNKTTEKIIKTKLIHLESTDFDSDK
- a CDS encoding SDR family oxidoreductase; the protein is MKNLIDKNKTATLATSKILVTGGAGFIGSNLCKTLLDFNAEVVCLDNFSTGKRHNLKRFEDHPNFRLIEADIRDEEACKKACENIDYVLHQAALGSVPRSIKDPQLTNEVNVGGFLNMLVAAKDTGVKRFIYAASSSTYGDSSDLPKIEDNIGKPLSPYAVTKYVNELYADVFQRTYGLESIGLRYFNVFGRHQDPNGAYAAVIPKFVKKLMNHESPIINGDGSFSRDFTYIDNVIQMNLLAITTDNPKAVNQVYNVACGGRTDLNELLDILQSELAKFDPEISKISAEYGAARQGDVPHSQASIEKAKELLGYRPDFSVKEGLTEAVSWYWNNLK